Proteins encoded together in one Mycolicibacter minnesotensis window:
- a CDS encoding acetaldehyde dehydrogenase (acetylating) yields MAAKASVAIVGSGNISTDLLYKLLRSEWLEPRWMIGIDPESEGLARARKLGLETSAEGADWLLALDEKPDFVFEATSAYVHKAYAPKYEAAGIRAIDLTPAAVGPAVIPPANLHEHVDAPNVNMITCGGQATIPIVYAVTRAVTAQGGTVPYAEIVASVASVSAGPGTRANIDEFTKTTSAGVQTIGGAQRGKAIIILNPADPPMIMRDTIFCQIPEDADRDAITASIKDVVAQVQTYVPGYRLLNEPQFDEPSLNSGGRAVVTTFVEVEGAGDYLPPYAGNLDIMTAAATKVGEEIAREMAAAKAGGAK; encoded by the coding sequence ATGGCTGCTAAGGCCTCAGTTGCGATTGTCGGGTCGGGTAATATCAGTACTGACCTGTTGTACAAGTTGCTGCGTTCGGAGTGGCTGGAGCCGCGTTGGATGATCGGCATCGACCCCGAGTCTGAGGGGCTGGCGCGGGCGCGCAAGCTCGGCCTGGAGACCTCGGCCGAAGGGGCGGACTGGCTGCTGGCTCTGGATGAGAAGCCGGACTTCGTGTTCGAGGCCACCAGCGCCTATGTGCACAAGGCGTACGCGCCCAAGTACGAGGCCGCCGGTATCCGGGCCATCGACTTGACCCCGGCTGCGGTGGGCCCGGCGGTGATTCCGCCGGCGAACCTGCACGAACATGTCGACGCGCCGAACGTCAACATGATCACCTGCGGTGGCCAGGCCACCATTCCGATCGTGTACGCCGTCACCCGCGCGGTCACAGCCCAAGGCGGCACCGTGCCCTATGCCGAGATCGTGGCCAGCGTCGCCAGCGTGTCGGCCGGCCCGGGAACCCGGGCCAACATCGATGAGTTCACCAAGACCACTTCGGCCGGCGTGCAGACCATCGGTGGAGCGCAGCGCGGCAAGGCGATCATCATCTTGAACCCGGCCGACCCGCCGATGATCATGCGCGACACCATCTTCTGCCAGATCCCCGAGGACGCCGACCGCGACGCGATCACCGCGTCGATCAAGGATGTCGTCGCCCAGGTGCAGACCTATGTGCCGGGCTACCGGCTGCTCAACGAGCCGCAGTTCGACGAGCCGTCGCTGAACTCCGGCGGGCGTGCGGTGGTGACCACGTTCGTCGAGGTCGAGGGCGCCGGTGATTATCTGCCCCCCTATGCGGGCAACCTGGACATCATGACCGCCGCCGCGACCAAGGTCGGCGAGGAGATTGCCCGCGAGATGGCGGCGGCAAAGGCTGGAGGAGCGAAATGA
- the dmpG gene encoding 4-hydroxy-2-oxovalerate aldolase, protein MSDHIFDVRITDTSLRDGSHHKRHQFTSDEVTAIVAALDAAGVPVIEVTHGDGLGGSSFNYGLSKTPEQELIKLAAQTAKDAKIAFLMLPGVGTKEDIKEAQDNGGSICRIATHCTEADVSIQHFGLARELGLETVGFLMMAHTVTPEKLAAQARIMADAGCQCVYVVDSAGALVLEGVRDRVQALVAELGSAAQVGFHGHENLGLGVANSLEAARAGAKQIDGSVRRFGAGAGNAPVEALIGVFDKVGIKTGIDFFDIADAAEEVVRPAMPAECVLDRNALIMGYSGVYSSFLKHAVRQGERYGVPAHELLLRVGQRKLIGGQEDQLIDIALEIQRERAAK, encoded by the coding sequence ATGAGCGACCACATCTTCGATGTGCGGATCACCGACACCTCGCTGCGGGATGGTTCGCACCACAAGCGTCACCAGTTCACCTCCGACGAGGTCACCGCGATCGTCGCCGCCCTGGATGCTGCCGGCGTGCCGGTGATCGAGGTGACCCACGGCGACGGCCTGGGCGGGTCCAGCTTCAACTACGGGTTGTCCAAAACCCCGGAGCAGGAACTGATCAAGCTCGCGGCGCAGACCGCCAAGGACGCCAAGATCGCCTTCTTGATGCTGCCCGGCGTGGGCACCAAGGAGGACATCAAAGAGGCGCAGGACAACGGTGGCTCCATCTGCCGTATCGCCACCCACTGCACCGAGGCTGACGTCTCCATCCAGCACTTCGGCCTGGCGCGCGAGTTGGGCCTGGAAACCGTCGGCTTCTTGATGATGGCCCACACCGTCACCCCGGAGAAGCTGGCGGCTCAGGCCCGCATCATGGCTGATGCCGGATGCCAGTGCGTCTATGTGGTCGACTCCGCTGGTGCCTTGGTGCTCGAAGGAGTTCGCGACCGGGTCCAGGCGCTGGTCGCCGAATTAGGATCGGCTGCTCAAGTTGGTTTTCATGGCCACGAGAACCTCGGACTCGGGGTCGCCAACTCGTTGGAGGCCGCACGCGCCGGGGCCAAGCAGATCGACGGTTCGGTGCGCCGGTTCGGTGCGGGCGCGGGCAATGCTCCGGTCGAGGCACTGATCGGGGTTTTCGACAAGGTCGGGATCAAGACCGGCATCGACTTCTTCGACATCGCTGATGCCGCCGAGGAAGTGGTGCGTCCGGCCATGCCGGCCGAGTGCGTGCTGGACCGCAACGCGCTCATCATGGGTTACTCCGGGGTGTACTCCAGCTTCCTCAAGCACGCGGTGCGCCAGGGCGAGCGTTACGGCGTGCCGGCGCATGAGCTGCTGCTGCGGGTGGGCCAGCGCAAGCTGATCGGTGGCCAGGAGGACCAGCTGATCGACATCGCGCTGGAGATTCAGCGGGAGCGGGCCGCGAAATAA
- a CDS encoding ferredoxin reductase, with protein sequence MSKKHSAIVAQIGDTRRPTAAGSDRHPGWNALRRIATQITTPLLPDDYLRLANPLWSARELRGRVVAVRRETEDSATLTIKPGWGFHFDYQAGQYIGIGLRVDGRWRWRSYSLTSAPLRGARTISITVKAMPEGFLSSHLVDGVAPGTVVRLAAPQGEFVLPEPPPAALLFVTAGSGITPIMAMLRSLARRGAIADVVHLHSAPTAADALFADELAALARAHPGYRLLLRTTRDQGRLELRGPEVLDGEVPDWRVRQTWACGPAALLADAERAWAAAGIADHLHVERFAVARTAVAEGGGTVTFAASGKSVAADAATTLLEAGENAGVSMPFGCRMGICQSCVVMLVAGQVRDLRTGADHEPGTRVQTCVSAAAGDCELDA encoded by the coding sequence GTGAGCAAGAAGCATTCGGCGATCGTCGCGCAGATCGGTGACACCAGGCGCCCGACCGCCGCGGGGTCCGATCGCCATCCAGGCTGGAATGCTCTGCGTCGTATCGCAACACAGATAACCACCCCGTTGCTGCCGGACGACTACCTACGGCTGGCCAATCCGTTGTGGTCAGCGCGGGAACTGCGGGGCCGGGTGGTGGCGGTTCGGCGTGAGACCGAGGATTCGGCGACGCTGACCATCAAGCCCGGCTGGGGTTTCCACTTCGATTACCAGGCCGGCCAGTACATCGGCATCGGTCTGCGGGTCGACGGGCGGTGGCGCTGGCGGTCCTATTCGCTGACATCTGCGCCGCTGCGCGGTGCGCGCACCATCTCGATCACCGTCAAGGCGATGCCGGAGGGTTTTCTGTCCAGCCATCTGGTGGACGGTGTCGCCCCGGGGACCGTGGTGCGGCTGGCTGCCCCGCAGGGCGAATTCGTCTTGCCTGAACCGCCCCCAGCTGCGCTGCTGTTCGTCACCGCGGGATCCGGAATCACCCCGATCATGGCCATGCTGCGCTCACTGGCCCGCCGAGGCGCCATCGCCGACGTAGTCCACCTGCATTCGGCGCCCACGGCCGCCGACGCGCTGTTCGCCGACGAGCTCGCCGCCTTGGCGCGTGCGCATCCTGGCTACCGGCTGCTGTTGCGCACCACACGCGACCAGGGCCGGCTCGAGCTGCGGGGGCCCGAGGTCCTCGACGGGGAAGTGCCTGATTGGCGCGTGCGGCAGACGTGGGCGTGTGGGCCCGCGGCGTTGTTGGCCGACGCCGAGCGCGCCTGGGCTGCCGCCGGTATCGCCGACCACCTGCACGTGGAGCGATTCGCCGTGGCCCGCACCGCGGTGGCCGAGGGCGGTGGCACGGTCACCTTTGCCGCGAGCGGCAAGAGTGTGGCAGCAGATGCCGCGACGACGCTGCTCGAGGCCGGCGAGAACGCCGGCGTTTCGATGCCTTTCGGATGTCGCATGGGTATCTGTCAGTCGTGCGTGGTGATGCTGGTCGCCGGACAGGTACGCGATCTGCGCACCGGTGCCGATCATGAGCCGGGCACTCGTGTCCAGACGTGCGTCAGCGCTGCGGCCGGCGATTGCGAACTAGACGCCTGA
- a CDS encoding DUF6912 family protein, whose protein sequence is MRVYIPATLAMLAQLVADGSMRPVSGTAFAVTPALREAYAHGDDDELAEVALGEAALASLRLLGAEDGASAGEKLPTRRAVLVAEVDGATTRPDLDVAVVRLAGPVAITDVVAAYVDNAAAEPAVRAAIAVIDDADLGDEDAELTVGDAQDHDLAWYATQELPFLLDLL, encoded by the coding sequence ATGCGGGTATACATCCCGGCGACACTGGCCATGCTGGCCCAATTGGTCGCCGATGGTTCAATGCGTCCGGTCAGTGGGACGGCGTTCGCGGTGACGCCCGCACTGCGCGAGGCCTATGCCCACGGCGACGACGATGAGCTGGCCGAAGTTGCGCTCGGCGAGGCGGCGCTGGCCTCGCTGCGCTTGCTCGGTGCCGAGGACGGTGCGTCGGCAGGCGAGAAGCTGCCCACCCGCCGTGCGGTATTGGTGGCTGAGGTGGACGGGGCTACTACCCGGCCCGACCTGGATGTGGCGGTGGTTCGGCTGGCGGGGCCGGTGGCGATCACGGACGTCGTCGCGGCGTATGTGGACAACGCTGCGGCTGAACCGGCCGTGCGGGCGGCCATTGCGGTGATCGACGACGCCGATCTGGGCGACGAGGACGCCGAGCTGACTGTTGGGGACGCGCAGGATCATGACTTGGCCTGGTACGCGACCCAGGAGCTGCCGTTCCTGCTCGACCTGCTCTGA
- a CDS encoding TetR/AcrR family transcriptional regulator: MDERVVRSGPAQQRARIVLAARQQAVNGYASVHIRSVADSAGVSPTALYQHFSSKDDLLVYCLHSWLDDFKAATTPTPSRPADPYRRLQLVVDALTERMSSTPRFADTVARAYLHAVGSAARGATLVRETLIAIFVEAVGDPNSPDHEHLRHVAALVADVWITNILAIAQNRTTPEELQNRLSWTISAIRSNSARQSRPTNVLRQRIRTS; the protein is encoded by the coding sequence GTGGATGAAAGGGTGGTCAGATCCGGCCCGGCTCAACAACGCGCGAGGATCGTCCTGGCCGCTCGGCAACAAGCGGTGAACGGCTATGCGTCGGTGCACATCAGATCGGTCGCGGATTCAGCGGGAGTAAGCCCAACCGCGCTCTATCAACATTTCTCTTCGAAGGATGACCTGCTCGTCTACTGTCTGCACAGTTGGCTAGACGATTTCAAAGCCGCGACGACCCCGACGCCATCCAGACCAGCTGATCCCTACCGGCGGCTGCAGCTCGTCGTCGACGCACTGACCGAACGAATGTCGTCCACGCCGCGGTTCGCCGATACCGTGGCACGTGCCTACCTACATGCAGTCGGTTCGGCCGCCCGTGGAGCCACGTTGGTGCGGGAAACACTGATAGCGATCTTCGTTGAAGCAGTGGGCGACCCGAACTCCCCAGATCACGAACACCTGCGCCACGTCGCTGCGCTAGTCGCCGACGTCTGGATCACGAATATTCTGGCGATCGCACAAAATCGGACGACACCCGAGGAGCTGCAGAATCGCCTCTCCTGGACCATATCGGCCATCCGCAGCAACTCAGCACGCCAAAGCCGACCGACAAATGTTCTCCGGCAGCGGATTCGAACCTCCTGA
- a CDS encoding SDR family oxidoreductase, with protein MGTYVVTGSASGMGRQAAEKLRAAGHTVIGIDIRDADVMADLSTHIGRRAAAQATLDACGGILDGAVLAAGLGPIPGRQRLIAQVNYFGVVDVLTVLRPALARAVNAKVVVIASNSTTTTPLVPRRAIRALLAGDVDKALGAVRIFGSRSAPMIYAASKIALSRWVRRHAVTGEWAGAGIRLNAIAPGAIMTPLLAEQLANPAEAKAIKAFPVPVGGYGDAGQLADWMVFMLSDAADFLCGSMIFVDGGSDAYFRAESWPAAVPVWGLPRYLVKFLSNMRSRSSPGAT; from the coding sequence GTGGGAACGTACGTAGTGACCGGATCTGCATCGGGCATGGGGCGCCAGGCTGCCGAAAAGCTCCGTGCGGCCGGTCATACCGTCATCGGGATCGACATCAGAGATGCGGACGTCATGGCTGATCTGTCGACGCACATAGGGCGACGAGCGGCTGCCCAGGCGACTCTGGACGCCTGTGGCGGGATCCTCGATGGTGCTGTCCTTGCTGCCGGATTGGGCCCCATCCCCGGACGTCAGCGTTTGATCGCCCAGGTCAACTACTTCGGCGTGGTTGACGTTTTGACCGTCTTGCGGCCCGCATTGGCTCGCGCGGTAAACGCCAAGGTGGTTGTTATTGCGAGCAACTCCACCACCACGACGCCACTGGTACCGCGCCGTGCGATCCGCGCCCTGCTCGCCGGAGATGTCGACAAAGCGCTCGGTGCGGTCCGCATCTTCGGCAGCCGATCCGCCCCGATGATCTACGCGGCCTCCAAGATTGCGTTGTCCCGCTGGGTTCGACGTCACGCGGTCACCGGCGAATGGGCCGGTGCGGGCATCAGGCTCAATGCGATTGCACCCGGCGCCATCATGACTCCGCTATTGGCCGAACAGCTGGCCAATCCCGCCGAGGCCAAGGCGATCAAGGCATTTCCGGTTCCTGTCGGCGGCTATGGTGACGCCGGACAGCTTGCGGACTGGATGGTGTTCATGCTTTCCGATGCTGCTGATTTTCTATGCGGCAGCATGATTTTCGTTGACGGCGGTTCTGACGCGTACTTTCGTGCGGAGTCTTGGCCCGCTGCTGTGCCGGTCTGGGGTTTGCCTCGCTACCTGGTGAAGTTTCTCTCGAATATGCGCTCAAGGAGTTCTCCGGGGGCGACTTGA